The nucleotide window CAACGAGGTACAGCATGTAGAACAGGCCGTGGAGCTGCCCGATGATGCGCGTCCATGCAGGCATATCGATACCGACGAGGTATTCAAGGATCATTCGGCCGGTGAGGATCAGCAACCAAATACCAGTGACCCAAGCAGCGACACTAAAGAGGGTGAGGGCTTGGGAGACGCGTCGCTGGCGGTCTTCCGTGATGGGGACACCGTCGGCTGTCGTTGCGGGGGTGGGCTCGAGGTTATTGGGTTGTGAGTTAGCGGTGTTAGTCATGATTAATCCTTAGGGCTAGTGTCCGCGCTTGCGTCGCGTCGGTGTGTTGATCTTGTTGAACGTTTCTACATCGATGGTGGGACGTTCCGGCAGCACAGAGGCGTCAAGTTCGGTGACGACTCCGCGCTCTGCATCGAGTTGCTGTTGGCGTTCGACGGGGGACATGCCGGTGAGCCGCACCTCGTCTTCGTATTCGCCTAATTTTTTGTAGGCGTAGATGAAGAATGCGCCGAAGGCTGGCCACTGGAGGGCATAGCCTAGATTTTGGAAGGAGCCAGAGCCGGATTGGAACCGAGTCCATTGCCACCACGCTAACCCCAGGGTGGCGATGACGCCGAGCACAACGACGAGCAATCGCCACGGGTGCGATTGCTTCTGTGTTTTGTTGGGATTCACGACATCCAAGGATACCCGTTTGCGTGCGGTAGTCGCTTAGTGGTTTAGTATGTAGTGCGTTAGGCGCCTGTGGCGGAATTGGCAGACGCGCTGGATTTAGGTTCCAGTGTCTTATGACGTGGGAGTTCAAGTCTCCCCAGGCGCACTTTTAACCCCGCCGGTACTTTTGTGCCGGCGGGGTTTGTGCTTGCGTTGACTCGCCGCGTGCCGGCCGCCGCACGCGGTGTGGCGTGGGGCGGCCGTGGGGCGCGGTTGGCTGCTGGTTGTGGTTGGGGGCGCGGTTGTGGTTGGGGTGTGGGGCTACATCATGTGGCAAGTGTGGCAGGCGCCGTCGGGTGGCATCAATGTTAGATGACTCACGAAAATGACGAAGGCTGCACAAAATATGACTATTCCCTCAAGTTTTATGCAATAGTGGAAAAGTTAAAACTTGAGGCATCCGTCATGTTCTGTATCTCGCGCTAGCGAGACAACGGCAACGCTCGGAAGTCGAAAGGTTTAAAACCAGCCCGCACGCTGCGACAACCCGCGGCGAACACGCACGCTGCGGAAAAGTAAAGAACAACAACCACATGGGAGACGACTTTCACCGTGACCACGAATCTGCACGCTTTTGGAACTGACCGACTACTGGATCGCCTGGGCAGCCAGCCTTTCGCTTTGGCTTTCGCGGGCCAGGGTTTTGATTGGCTGTCCACCTTGGCGCAGGCGACTGCCGCTGGGGCGGGTAGTGATGTTCAAGACATTGTTGACGCCGCGGGCGATCTGCTTGCTCCCGTTGCCGCTGAGGTTGCTGCCTCTCGTCCCTTTGGTTTCGCGCCGGTGGATTGGGCGAAGGCCATGCAGCAGGAGGGTGCGCCTACGTATGATTTCGCGCAGGCTGCGGTGAGTGTGCCGGGCATTTTTGTGTCCCAGTTGGCGGTATTGAACAACCTGGAGGCGCAGGGGTTGCCGATTGAAAATGCGGTGGCTGCTATTGGCCATTCGCAGGGTGTGTTGGGCAAGCATTTGCTCGCTGACCTGCTGAATCCGGCGCCTATTTTGGCGATCGCGGAGCTGGTTGGTGTGTGCGTGGCGCACCAGGCTCGCAAGGTCGGTTTGATCCAGAATGGTGATGTTGAGCAGCAGGGCACGATGCCGATGTTGCTGATCCAGGGTATTAGCCGCGAGAAGCTGCAGGCTGCGATTGATCAGCTGTTTGATGCAGGCTATGAGTTGCGCCCGCAGATTGGTCTGCGTAATGGTTTCGATGCTTATGTGCTGGTGGGCACGCCTGATGACGTCGCGCGGGTTCAGGATGTGCTGGCGGCGTGGGCGGCCAAGGATGCGCAGGCGATTGCGGACAAGCTCAAGGGGGGCACTCCGTTTAATCCGACATTTATTCCGTTGAATGTGCAGGTGGGTTTCCACCACACTGCGTTGATTCCTGCAGTGGATCGCGTGGTCAAGCTAGCCGAGGCGTGTGGCTTGGATGCCGATCTGGCGCGCAGTATCGCCGAGGATGTCATAGTCAATCCTGTGGATTGGGTTGTTGATGTCAATAGTGCTGTTGATGCCGGTGCCCGGTGGATTTTTGACGTCGGCCCGGGTGGCGGTGTCGATATGCTCACCGCCCCAATTGTTGCTGGTTTGGGTGTTGGTTCTTTCGCGATTGATTCCGCTGAGGGGCAGGCCCGTTTGTTTGATTTGGGTCAGCCGTTGGAGTTGCCGACTGCGTGGTCGCGTTTCGCGCCGCGTGTGGAGCAGGTGGATGGACGTACTCGTGTGGTCACAAAGTTCACTGAGCTTACGGGGCGTTCCCCGATGCTGCTTCCGGGTATGACGCCCACGACTGTTGACCCAGAGATTGTTGCTGCCGCGGCGAATGCTGGCCACTGGGCGGAGCTTGCTGGTGGCGGCCAGGTGACTCCGGAGATCCTCGAGGGCAACCTGGCGAAGCTGCAGCAGCTGTTGGAGCCGGGTGTGAATGCCCAGTTCAACTCTATGTTCTTGGATCCGTATCTGTGGAAGATGCAGATCGGCGGCAAGCGCCTGGTGGCGAAGGCCCGTGCGAATGGTGCCCCGATCGACGGCGTTGTGGTCACCGCCGGTATGCCGGAGCATGACGAGGCCGTGGCGCTTGTCCACGAGCTGCGTGCTGCGGGCTTCCCGTGGGTTGTCTTCAAGCCCGGTGCGATCAAGCAGATTATTAATGTGTTGGCGGTTGCTCGTGCGGTGCCGAGTATTCCGATCATTATTCAGGTGGAGGGCGGCCGCGCTGGTGGCCACCACTCGTGGGAGGACCTGGATGATCTGCTGTTGGCGACGTATGCTGATATCCGCGCGTGTGACAACGTTGTGTTGTGTGTCGGTGGTGGTATTGGTACGCCGGAGCGCGCTGCGGATTACATCACGGGTGAGTGGGCGCGTGCGTATGATCGCCCGTTGATGCCGGTTGATGGCATTTTGTTGGGTACCGTGACGATGGCGTGTAAAGAGGCCAAGACTAGTGATTCTGTGAAGCAGCTGCTGGTTGACACTAAAGGTATTGACGAGTGGGTTGGCGCGGGGCATGCGAAAAATGGCATGGCGTCTGGCCGTTCGCAGTTGGGTGCGGATATTCACGAGATTGATAATTCTGCGGCGAAGGCTGGGCGTTTGCTTGATGACGTCGCGGGGGATGAGACCGCGGTTACGGCCCGGCGCGCGGAGATTATTGAGGCTATCGGCAAGACTGCGAAGCCCTATTTTGGTGACCTTGAGGCGATGACTTATGCCGAGTGGTTGGGCCGTTACCTTGAGTTGTCTGGCCCTACCGAGGAGTACCCGAATTGGGTGGATGTTAGTTGGCAGCGTCGTTTTGAGCAGATGGTTGCCCGTGCGGAGGCTCGCCTGAATCCGCAGGATAAGGGCGAGTTTGACGCGCAGGTTGATGTGGCGGGTGAGCCCCGCGGCGTCATCAATCGGTTGGAGGAGCTCTACCCGCAGGCGGCGACGCAGTTGTTGCATCCGGCGGATGTGGCGTGGTTTGTGAAGCTTGCGCGCACCCCGGGTAAGCCGGTGAATTTTGTGCCGGTCATTGATAAGGATGTGCGTCGTTGGTGGCGTTCGGATTCTTTGTGGCAGGCGCAGGATCCGCGTTATGACGCCGATCAGGTGTGCGTGATCCCTGGTACGGAGGCTGTCGCTGGCATCACCGTGAAGGATGAGCCGGTTGCGGATCTGTTGCAGCGTTTCTGTGATGTCTCTGCCGAGCGTGTGCAGGCGTTGGCGGCGCAGTCGGATGAGACACAGGTAGATGCTGCGGGGATTGAGGCGCGCGACGTCGTCACCCATGTGTTGCATGCGCCGGGTACGTTCTGGGCTGGTCGTAACACTGGGTCGTTGGTGGCGCGCATTGGCGAGCCCAGCCAGTGGACTATCACTAATGACGCCGCGGGGGACGGCGCCGGCGCGGGTACTGTGGCTGTGCACCAGGCCACGGGTGCGCAACTGCGTGCCCTGGATGAGACGCATGCAGAGTTGATTGCGCCGATCGGGGGCGCTGGCACTACTGGCGGTGCTCTGTTGCGGATCCGTTTGACGGCTGATCCCTCCCAGCCGCACGTCGTGCCGGTGGTCACCCAGGAGGACGCGGAGGCCGCAATGGGCGAGCTCACCCGCGTTGCGGCTGGTGGAACCCTGGCGGAGGTCGAGGGTGGGGTGGC belongs to Corynebacterium argentoratense DSM 44202 and includes:
- a CDS encoding DUF3817 domain-containing protein, giving the protein MTNTANSQPNNLEPTPATTADGVPITEDRQRRVSQALTLFSVAAWVTGIWLLILTGRMILEYLVGIDMPAWTRIIGQLHGLFYMLYLVATLNLGTKARWQPVRWILTALAGTIPFLSFVVEHNRRKEVRAQFHLA